CCACGGAGATGGGAAAGTCGGGCTTATCGGCCGCAAACTCGGCCAGTTGCTGAACCACGGTCTCGAAAGATTCCCCGCTATTTTTGATGTGTTTGGGGTTGGTGGTCACCCCATCGATGCCGTAGTCGCGGTAGGCTAACTCGATTTCGTCTAGCTTGGCACTATCTAAAAAGTATTTCATTTAAAGCCGCTTCCTTTCCGATAACTTTTGGGCGTAATTTTTCCGTTAAGACCTGCCGGTAGCGGGCTTCGGTCAGCGGATAGAGGTAGTGCATGACCATGATGGTCAAAATCGCCATCCCCGCCGAATAGAAGAACATCAACCCACGAATCCCGAGCAACGCCGTGGCCGTTTGCGTTTGGTTCGGCACGTAGCCGACCCAGGTCAATACCAGGCCGGGCACGAAGCCCGCAATGGCCTGAGACAACTTCCGGAAGTAGGTAAACGCCGAATAGACCATGCCTTCCGAGCGAATCCCGCTTTGCCACTCGCCATATTCCACGCAATCGGAGACCAACGCCCAGTTCAGCGCACTGGTAAAGCCATCCCCCAGGTACGCGATGCTGGTCAGGATCACCAACATCACCGTACTGTTGGCAAAGAAGAAGCCTAAGATGTCGGCCACGGCCCAGATCAGGCACCCCAGCACGTAGACGGTCGTCTTATCGAAGATCTTGGTCAATAACGGTACCAGCGCCACGGCCACGAAGACCATCCCAATACTAAAGACGCCCAACCAGGATTCAGCGGTGGTGTCCTTGAGGATGTATTGGCAATAGTAGACCTGGACCGTCAACTTGAGATTAAACGCCGAGAAGGTAAAGAGGTTCACCAAGCACAGCGTGACCAGCGGCCGGTTCTTTAGTAGCGCCCGGAAACTCTTTTGAATGTCGGCCTTGGTGGCCTTGGGCTTGGCCGGTTGGGTGTAGACCTCGCGAATGTTGGCATAGGCCCCCCACTGACACAAAACCCCGATCACGGCAAACCCCACCACGGCGACCAGGTAGCCGCTTTTGTCCGTGGGTAACAGGTTCACAATCGGCATAAACCCGATGGTCGCCAGCATCAGCCCTAAGTTGGAGCCAGCCTGCCGAAACGACGCCAACTCCGCTCGTTCCTGACTGTTGCGGGTCATGGTCGGAATCATCGACCCGAACGGCACGTTGGAGATGCTATAGCAGGTCCCAAAGACCATGTAGGCTAGGTAGGCCCACAACATTTTGCCGGTCACCGAGAAATTCGGAATGGAAAAATTCGCAATTAACAATAGGGCCAACGGAATCGCCGCCCATAATAGAAACGGCCGGTATTTCCCCCGCGGACCAATGTTCTGCCGGTTATCGATCCAGGTCCCGACCCCCATGTCCATGAAGGCGTCCCAGATCTTGGCGACCAGAAAGACCGTTCCGGCTAACGCGGACGGTAACTGCAAAACGTCCGTGTAGTATTTCAATAAGTACAGTTGTCCCATATCGAACAAAAAGTTATTGCCGACGTCGCCCAGCGCATACCCCAACTTGTTGCGTAGCGTGGTGGTCCGGGGAAAGTTGGTGGTTGGTCGCGGCTTGGTTAGTGATTCGGTTTCCATCGCAGCACCTCCTTAGGCGGGCAAGACCACAATCTTCGCGTTCATAAATTCCAGGATGCCCAGGTCGCTCATCTCGCGCCCGTACCCGGACTGCTTGATCCCACCAAACGGTAACTCGGGAATGCCACTAGACCCCTGGTTAATGAAGACCTGGCCGGTTGCCAGTCGACTCGCGAGGCGTTGGGCGCGCTGGTGGTCACCGGAAAAGATGCTTCCGGCCAAGCCAAACGGTGTTTGATTAGCGACCGCCACGGCTTGGTCGTCGGAATCCACCACGTACAGTTGTGCGACGGGCCCGAAAAATTCTTCTTGGGTGGCAGGGTTAGTCAGCGCTAAATCCGTCAGCAGCGTCGGGCGAAAGCCAGTCCCCCCCGGCACCGCGCCGCCGGGGATCAGGGCCGTGGCCCCGTGCTCTAACGCGCGGTTTACCTGTTCACTCAGGTGCGTTTGGCCCGCGACGGACGCCAAAGGCGCCAGGGTGGTCGCCGGATCTAAGGGATCGCCAATCAATTGGTCTTCGAAGATCGTCTTCAGTCCCCCGATCACCTGGTCGGCCACGTCGCGGTGGACGATGAAACGCTTGGCCGAGGTACAAGTCTGCCCGGCGTTACGTAACCGTGAGGTCGCCATGGCCGGAATTGCCGTGGCTAAGTCGGCGTCATCGAGAATCACACAGGCGTCACTGCCCCCTAATTCCAGGGTGCACTTCTTTAAGGCCTGGCCGGCCAGACTCGCCAAGTGCCGACCGACCGCGGGCGACCCCGTAACGGCCACACCCTGGACCCGGTCGTCGGCAATCGCCTGGGCAACCTGATCATGGGTCAACGGCAGGCTGGTGAAGGCCCCCGCGGGAATCCCCGCCGCTTGGACTAAATCCCCTAACGCCGCGGCACAACCCGCAACCTGACGCGCCGGTTTCAAGAGGACCGGGTTCCCCGCAAGGTAGTTGGGGGCCAGCACCCGGATGACCTGGGTGTACGGAAAATTCCAGGGTTCCACCGCCAACACGATGCCTAACGGGGCGTACTCTAATTGGGCGGGCGCATCGTGCGGCCCGTAAACGTAGGGTTTAGGGGTTAAAAAGGCCGGCCCGTGATTGGCGTAATACCGCAGAATGGCCGCGGCGGCGTGGGCTTCCTGTTGTCCCTCCGCAAATAACTTGTGCATGTCGTGGGCCGCCTGGGTCGCCAATTCGGCGGCCTGATCGTCGAAGAGTTGGGCTAACGCCAAAAGGTGTTCACACCGGTCGTATTGGTTGGTCGGCTGGGTCGCAAAGTAAGTTGCCCCCGCCGCCAACGCCGTGTCTAGTTGCTCGTCCGTCACCCGAGCAATCACCGTTTCAGAGTCTTGTAACATCTCACCATCGCCTTTCTGCTGGGTTGCTAAATTAGAATCCAGTATGCGAGTGGAATTTGTGAAAGTCGTGAAGATAAGGTAGATTGTAAAATTAATCCGAACGCTGTTCGGACAAAAAAGATCAGCTTCCTTTAAAATGGTGTTTACCACAAACCCATCTTTTAGGAGCTGATCTTTTGTCTAGTATAACCTATTCCGAACGAATTAAAATCGAAACCTTTTGTGAACTAGGGCTGTCCAATATCCAAATGGGCGTTCGGCTGAACCGATCACCGTCAACAATTTCTTATGAATTATCTCGATGTCAACCTTATCAGGCTGAATTAGCACAAACAGATGCCGAATACAAGCGATCACGATGTGGTCGGAAAACTAAGCTGAGCGATGAGTTAAAGCAAAAAATTCTCAACCATTTACGTCTAAGCTGGTCACCAGGAATGATTGCTCACGAATTTAAACTAGCTACTAAATCTATTTATAATTGGCTAAATCAGGGGAGAATTGATTTCTCCTTGAATGATCTACCTGAACATGGCGTACGCCAACGGCGTAACGTTGACCAACGATCCAAATATAATCAATCTTTGGGGCGATCAATTGAACAGCGTCCCATGATGATTAATCAACGTAATCGCATCGGCGATTTTGAACTAGATACAGTCGTTGGTCCTCGTGGGCATAGTAAGGCAGTTTTATTAACTTTAATCGATCGAAAATCACGGTTCCTTTGGGCATACCGGTTAAAAGATCGAACGACAGCGAGTGTTAATGAAGCACTGACTAAGTTCCTAACAACTTTTAATGGACCGGTGCACAGTTTTACTGTGGACCGTGGTACTGAGTTTAGTGGGCTAGTATCATTTGAATCACAATATGGTATTAAGACCTATTACTGTCATGCTTATACGCCAGCTGAACGTGGTAGTAATGAACGCTTTAATCGGAATTTACGTTATTTTTATCCTAAGGGGACTCGTTTTGAGCACATTAGTGCTCAAGATTTAACGACGACGTTACTCCAAATTAACCAGCGACCGCTTAAAATACTCGACTGGCAAACACCGTATCAGGTTATGCTGACCAATTTGTCCAAAAATTCGGATTAAATTTGCAATCTACCATAAGGTCAAAACAATATTAAGAAACCCCTGAAACTTTATGAACCCTTCATCATCCTTAACGCTAGCCTAAAGCCAGCTGCATGGTCTTCAACCGCTTTCGACCACGCAAAAACGGCCGTCTCCCGCAGGAAACGACCGTTACTAACCAACCTCGCGGTAAAAACAAGAAAATCTTCTTGTCGCGGTCACACTTTCATCACTGAGGTGTGTCCGCTACCAGACGTTGCTTCTCTTCTATTCTCTGGTGTGAAACGTGTTACAATTGCCGACCACTGAGCCTAGTATTCCGGGACCCATTTCATGGCCGCGACCGCTTGCTTAGCATCGGTAATGGGTTCGCGGTTCAACTGCTGGTCGAGGACGCTTTGGGCCACGACCTCGGCGATGGTTTGGGAAAACGCCGTAATCTGGCTGACCGGGGGTAAGACCGCGGCGCCCGGTTGGGTGGTGTCCACCAGGCCGCCTAAGGCGTGGCACGCCGCCGACAGGGTCTCGCCATTTAAGACCTTAGCCGTCGCTGCCATCAGCCCGAAGCCTAACCCCGGGTACATCAAGGCATTATTGCCCTGCCCAATCTGGTAGGTCACGCCCCGATAGGTCACGTCCGGCGTCGGAATCCCGGTTGCCACTAAGGCACGACCGGCCGTCCAGGTAATCAAATCCGCGGCCTTCGCCTCCGCTAACTTGGTCGGGTTGGACAACGGAAAGATCACGGGCCGTGGCGTGTGGGCCGCCATGTCCTTCACGATCTCTTCGGTGAAGGCCCCCGGTTGGGTGGAGGTCCCAATCAAAACGGTCGGGTGAACGGCTTTGACCGCCGCGGTCAGCGTCGTCAAGGCGTCCGCCTGGCTAAATTCCGACCGGTCACGAGTAAACTCGCGTTGCGCGGCGGTCAGGTCCGGCGTGTCGTTGAACAACAGCCCCTGCTTATCCACGGCGTAGATGCGTTGTTTGGCAGCCGCTACGGACAACCCGGTCCGGGTCAACTCGTCCAGAATCTGACTGGCGATGCCCATGCCGGCGGTCCCGGCACCGAAGACCATGAACTTCTGGTCTTGAATGTTTTCGTGAGCGATGTTCATGGCGCCTAAGATTCCGGCTAAGACCACCATCCCGGTCCCCTGAATATCGTCGTTAAAGGTCGCCAAGCGGTCCTTGTACTTATCCAAGATGACCTTGGCGTGATCCCGGCCGAAGTCCTCCCAGTGAAGTAACGCATCGGGAAAGAGCTTTTGTTCGGCCTGAACGAACTGGTCGATGACCGCGTAGTAGGCCTCTCCGGTCACCCGTGCGTGGCGGTTCCCCAGGTAAAGCGGGTCGTTTAACAGTTTTTGGTTGTTGGTCCCGGCGTCAATGCTGACGGCTAAGACCTGCGCTGGGTTGATCCCCGCGGCGGCCGTGTAGACCATTAGTTTTCCCACGGCGATGTCGACCCCATCGACGCCCCAGTCACCGATTCCCAGGATGCCCTCGGCGTCGGTCACCACGATCAGTCGAATATCCCGACCGTTCGCGGCGTTGCGTAACGTGGCCTCAATATCGGCGGGCGCATCGACCGAGATA
Above is a window of Levilactobacillus zymae DNA encoding:
- a CDS encoding IS30-like element ISLpl1 family transposase, translating into MSSITYSERIKIETFCELGLSNIQMGVRLNRSPSTISYELSRCQPYQAELAQTDAEYKRSRCGRKTKLSDELKQKILNHLRLSWSPGMIAHEFKLATKSIYNWLNQGRIDFSLNDLPEHGVRQRRNVDQRSKYNQSLGRSIEQRPMMINQRNRIGDFELDTVVGPRGHSKAVLLTLIDRKSRFLWAYRLKDRTTASVNEALTKFLTTFNGPVHSFTVDRGTEFSGLVSFESQYGIKTYYCHAYTPAERGSNERFNRNLRYFYPKGTRFEHISAQDLTTTLLQINQRPLKILDWQTPYQVMLTNLSKNSD
- a CDS encoding malolactic enzyme produces the protein MPQADEILNNPFLNKGTAFTQAERQTLGLVGTLPSQVQTIDEQAQQAYLQFQNRPTNLAKRLYLMDLFNENRTLFFHLMGEHVAEFMPIVYDPTVSDSIESYSHLFKDPQDAAFISVDAPADIEATLRNAANGRDIRLIVVTDAEGILGIGDWGVDGVDIAVGKLMVYTAAAGINPAQVLAVSIDAGTNNQKLLNDPLYLGNRHARVTGEAYYAVIDQFVQAEQKLFPDALLHWEDFGRDHAKVILDKYKDRLATFNDDIQGTGMVVLAGILGAMNIAHENIQDQKFMVFGAGTAGMGIASQILDELTRTGLSVAAAKQRIYAVDKQGLLFNDTPDLTAAQREFTRDRSEFSQADALTTLTAAVKAVHPTVLIGTSTQPGAFTEEIVKDMAAHTPRPVIFPLSNPTKLAEAKAADLITWTAGRALVATGIPTPDVTYRGVTYQIGQGNNALMYPGLGFGLMAATAKVLNGETLSAACHALGGLVDTTQPGAAVLPPVSQITAFSQTIAEVVAQSVLDQQLNREPITDAKQAVAAMKWVPEY
- a CDS encoding glycoside-pentoside-hexuronide (GPH):cation symporter, giving the protein METESLTKPRPTTNFPRTTTLRNKLGYALGDVGNNFLFDMGQLYLLKYYTDVLQLPSALAGTVFLVAKIWDAFMDMGVGTWIDNRQNIGPRGKYRPFLLWAAIPLALLLIANFSIPNFSVTGKMLWAYLAYMVFGTCYSISNVPFGSMIPTMTRNSQERAELASFRQAGSNLGLMLATIGFMPIVNLLPTDKSGYLVAVVGFAVIGVLCQWGAYANIREVYTQPAKPKATKADIQKSFRALLKNRPLVTLCLVNLFTFSAFNLKLTVQVYYCQYILKDTTAESWLGVFSIGMVFVAVALVPLLTKIFDKTTVYVLGCLIWAVADILGFFFANSTVMLVILTSIAYLGDGFTSALNWALVSDCVEYGEWQSGIRSEGMVYSAFTYFRKLSQAIAGFVPGLVLTWVGYVPNQTQTATALLGIRGLMFFYSAGMAILTIMVMHYLYPLTEARYRQVLTEKLRPKVIGKEAALNEILFR
- a CDS encoding aldehyde dehydrogenase family protein, coding for MLQDSETVIARVTDEQLDTALAAGATYFATQPTNQYDRCEHLLALAQLFDDQAAELATQAAHDMHKLFAEGQQEAHAAAAILRYYANHGPAFLTPKPYVYGPHDAPAQLEYAPLGIVLAVEPWNFPYTQVIRVLAPNYLAGNPVLLKPARQVAGCAAALGDLVQAAGIPAGAFTSLPLTHDQVAQAIADDRVQGVAVTGSPAVGRHLASLAGQALKKCTLELGGSDACVILDDADLATAIPAMATSRLRNAGQTCTSAKRFIVHRDVADQVIGGLKTIFEDQLIGDPLDPATTLAPLASVAGQTHLSEQVNRALEHGATALIPGGAVPGGTGFRPTLLTDLALTNPATQEEFFGPVAQLYVVDSDDQAVAVANQTPFGLAGSIFSGDHQRAQRLASRLATGQVFINQGSSGIPELPFGGIKQSGYGREMSDLGILEFMNAKIVVLPA